The Fulvia fulva chromosome 1, complete sequence region TATCTTAGAAATCTTGGAATTGATCGTCAAGCTCGTTCGAAGTCGTTGTCCGATGCGACTCTTGCGTAGCTGGCCTAGACTCGTGCTTGAGATAGTCCGCGTACAGCTTGCTGGATGTATACTCTTGGGCACCTGCTCGTGATCCGGGTCCGATACTGCTGGTTGTGCTCTGCCGATTGAGGGATCCAGTCACCGCTTCGTTTTCAACCATAACGACCATCCAGACACCGACTCTCTCATCACTGCCCAACAGTGGAGTGCAATGGATCCAGCGTAGTCGTCCAGTATCCGAGTCCTTCGAAAGCCAAGTCACCTTTGCAGTGACACCCGTGCCCTTGGAGAGGGCATCCATCAACCCCTCTCGCACAGTCGACGGTCCTCCTATCCTATCGAGAAGTTTCGTCTGAAGAAGTCCTGGTATCCGCAGTGCTGGCGATGTGAACGTGATACGCAGCGAGGGATAAGGTCGCACGAGGAGATAGCTCTGATATACTCCTGGCAGACGCCCCGAATGCCCCAGACTAGCACTTGGCCATAGCTGTGCATCCTTCGCTGGCTCATCCATGTCGAGCACGACGCGCTTTGGTTTGGCACCACCACGCTTTGAGCCGATTGAAGAGCTCACTGAGCCGGGATTCTGAGAAACCATACTTCCTGGTGGCGCAACACGATTCTTGACGATGTCTGCTTCTTCCTCTGTGAGCAGTTGTCCAAGGTCGCTGAGAACCTGCTTTGGGCTCCGGTTCGTGTTGTCACCGAATCTAATTCGAGTGCGGTCTTGAGCAAACAGCTGAGCAAACGATTCCAGACCTCGTCCTCCGTGGAGCAGTTGTGATACATCGATCTGACATCCGAGGAAGTACCTAACCTTCCCTTTGTTATCGTACATGGGTGCTAGCAGGAGTAAATTCAAGAAAGGCGAGCCGTCTCTCCGATAGTTTAGAATTGTTTCACAGGACTCTTCACCTTTTGACAAACATGCGATCAGCCGACGGACCGCTGCGATCGATGTTTGAGGTCCCTGCAAAAACCGGCAATTCCGCCCTATAACATACTCCATACCGTATTGGGTGGTGTTGTAGAACTCCTCCGAGGCGTAGACAATGGGGTTATCCGGCAAGGAAGGATCTGTGATGCAATACACTTCTGCCAAACTCGGAATCAGCTCGGTCAGAAGAGGTGCACTGTTTCCTGTGATCTCCTTGACAAGAGTATCGGTGACGAGAGACACTAAACGATACGTCAAGTATGCTGGTAGTGCCTCTTCAACCAGGTCCTCCACTATCTTCTTTGACATCGATTCAAAATGCTCATCCAGCTTTGCAGCACGTAGTTGCGGACTGGCTCCGCGCGACTTCACCTGTCGCGCAATCGCATTCGCGTACTCGACAGCTGCAATTGCCTTCTTGAGCTCTGCATACTGTTGGAGAGTCTCGGCGTGTTGAGGCCGATATTGCTCCAGAAATCGTGCGAAACGAGAGGCAAGCGAGTAGTCTCGCAATATTGAGTCCAGATGGTCTACGGAAAAGAAGCGCAGGGTCAGTGCTTCGATATTGTCGTGAGTGGTGGTTGAAGGAGGAGGCTTTAGATTGTAC contains the following coding sequences:
- a CDS encoding Phototropin-2, which translates into the protein MSSLRVVNATPHDEPAPQNPRDELGGSLLPGQPANGAATGSSLGRPLSPVASPAPHSVFEVAEQDEDVTEPTTELGSNPETDLATGLKTSEDETDSYNLKPPPSTTTHDNIEALTLRFFSVDHLDSILRDYSLASRFARFLEQYRPQHAETLQQYAELKKAIAAVEYANAIARQVKSRGASPQLRAAKLDEHFESMSKKIVEDLVEEALPAYLTYRLVSLVTDTLVKEITGNSAPLLTELIPSLAEVYCITDPSLPDNPIVYASEEFYNTTQYGMEYVIGRNCRFLQGPQTSIAAVRRLIACLSKGEESCETILNYRRDGSPFLNLLLLAPMYDNKGKVRYFLGCQIDVSQLLHGGRGLESFAQLFAQDRTRIRFGDNTNRSPKQVLSDLGQLLTEEEADIVKNRVAPPGSMVSQNPGSVSSSIGSKRGGAKPKRVVLDMDEPAKDAQLWPSASLGHSGRLPGVYQSYLLVRPYPSLRITFTSPALRIPGLLQTKLLDRIGGPSTVREGLMDALSKGTGVTAKVTWLSKDSDTGRLRWIHCTPLLGSDERVGVWMVVMVENEAVTGSLNRQSTTSSIGPGSRAGAQEYTSSKLYADYLKHESRPATQESHRTTTSNELDDQFQDF